In the genome of Natronorubrum aibiense, the window TCGATGCGGCCCTGCACGTCCTCTCGGTGTCCGAGGAGGGACCGCACAGTTCGGAAAAACAGGATCGAATGCGTACTGATCCGGAATCCAAGGCCACCGACGCGCTTGAGGACGCTGAACGAGCAGCCGCCGATGCGGGCCTCGAGACGTCGACGATCGTCCGCCACGGCGTCGCCCAGGAGGAGATCGTCGACGTCGCCGAGACGAACGCGATCGACATGATCGTCATGGGTACCCACGGCCGAACCGGGCTCGATCACCTCGTCGTTGGCAGCGTCGCCGAGGAAGTCGTTCGAAACGCACCAGTGCCGGTCGTCACGGTTCGAGAACGGAGTT includes:
- a CDS encoding universal stress protein produces the protein MYQDLLLATDGSEGARQATEHAIELAAQLDAALHVLSVSEEGPHSSEKQDRMRTDPESKATDALEDAERAAADAGLETSTIVRHGVAQEEIVDVAETNAIDMIVMGTHGRTGLDHLVVGSVAEEVVRNAPVPVVTVRERS